From Quercus robur chromosome 8, dhQueRobu3.1, whole genome shotgun sequence:
CCAAAATGATGCATCAATAGATTTAATTGCATCATAATAACTTACAGGTTCATTTTCAACAATATAGGCAAGGAAATCGTTACTGTAACTCTTTTCCTTCCTAGCTCGCTTACTCCTTAATTCTTCCACATCATCAACAAGATCATTAGAAGTATCAACAGATTCATGCAAtactttttccttattttttaaaggaaacaaATGTTCAAAGAATATAGCATTTTTAGATTCAATAATAATGTAAGATTCTAAAATATCACTCTTGATAACTAGAAATCTATAACATGAACTATTGCTAGCATATCCAATAAATACACAATCACATGTTCCAGAACCAAGTTTTCTCTTTTTAGGCTCAGGCAGCAAAATCGTAGCCAAATACCCCCACACTTTAAGGTATTCCAAGTTAGAGGCTTACGTCTTTCCCAAAGTTCATAAGGAGTTTTAACAGTTTTCTTATGAGGTACCTTATTTTGTATATGGCAAGCCAAAAGAATGGCTTCCCCCCACATATTGGAAGATAGCCCAAAACTAACAAGCATAGCATTCATCATCTTTTTAAGAGTTCTATTTTTCCATTCGGCTATTCCATTAGATTCAGGTGAATAAGGAGGAGTTACCTCATGAATTATGCCATTTTGTTCACAAAATTCTTTAAAAGAGTTAGACTCATATTCACCTCCCGCTCTATCAGTTCTAAGTCTTTTAatccttttattcttttggttCTCAACTTcatttttatactttataaacATTTCCAAAGCTTTATCTCTAGTTCTTAGTAAATAAAGTTTAGTGAATCTAGAATGGTCATCAACAAAGATTACATGAAAAATTTTACCACCTCTAGGGTacgtttggatagaacttattttactgaaactgaaaactgaaaactgaaaactgaaaacactgtagcaaaataatttttaaatgtgtgaatagtgccgtgggacccatttttaatgaaaaaattgttaaaaagtgatatttgtgggtccgtgaacagtgcacggatgcactgttcCCAGTTGAAAAGTCAACCTTtgcggctgaaaaaaaaaaaaaaaaacgcgcATTACAGCAAACGTGGACACAGCAAACGCGGATCCAAGCCGCACCCTAGTCATTGTGTGTTTTAAATCACCCAAGTTACTATGTACCAAACTAAGGAGTTCGGATTCTCTTGTTACAGATTTACAAGGTTTCTTGGTGATTTTAGTTTCGGcacaaatttcacatttttccATGTTTGCTTCACTTAGTGAGTTTATGATTCcacattctttcattttctttatgtaACCAAGATTTATATGTCCAAGTCTACCATGCCACACATCAATAGAATCAACCAAGCATAAGAATATGAACCATGACACTACATATAGTAATTAGCattaacattaatatataaaaataaaaataaaaacagttgCATCTAAGAACATTGACATTAATCGAATAAACATAGTTGCATGTCCACCTTGTTTCTCaacaattattatattatttttaaatttattgtaacaCATAACATGACGATTCAAGAAGATTACTACCAACGGTGAACAATAATGCTTGTGGAAAATCCTAACATTAAACGATTCTACTCATGCACATACACTTGcctaaaaaacagaaataacaGAAGTTACACCCTAGTTGGAATAACCCGGAGAGACTTAGCCCTGTGTAAGGTGAGTCCAAAGGTCTCACTCTCACTCATATCCATATCTTCTGGATTCATCTCATCTGCAAGCTTCCAATTAAAGAAATGTACAAGAGATGCCAACATTAAGTGCACCATCCGATTAGCAAACGGCAATCCAGGACAGATTCTTCTTCCAGCTCCAAAGGGAATTAGCTCGAAGTATTTTCCTTTAAAGTCAATGTCTTGTTCTAAGAACCTTTCAGGCATAAATAAATTTGGGTTTGTCCATATGCTTGAGTCTCGTCCCATTGCCCACACGTTTACTAGTATTTGTGCATTTTTGGGCACAATAAAGCCACGCATTTCTACATTATTCTCAGCCTTGTGAGGAACTAGAAAAGGTCCTGGTGGGTGCAAACGAAGGGTTTCTTTCACTATTGCTTGTAGAAAAGGGAACTTTGAGATGTCCACTTCTTGAACTAGCCGATTCTTGCCAAGAACTTCTTTAAGCTCGTCTCGGGCTTTAACCATTTTTTCAGGGTTATTTATTAACTCAGACAGTGCCCATTCAACAGTGCTTGATGTTGTGTCAATCCCTGCAATAAATAAATCCTGATACAAAATAGTGTGAGAGCTAGACTTATAGAGCACTTTGCCCAAGTTTATTAATGAAGACAAAAAATAATGCtcttaattagtattttttctgCGGCTAAAAATTAATGCTAAGTTGCTAACTGCTAAGAGCACTCATCGGTgcttgtataataaaaaaaaagtaccacaTTAATGCATTTTACGCTTCTACTTCTAAAGTTActtgataaaaaatttatatgattaaGTGTTTAGAAGCAAAGTTAAGAAAGGTATTTAATTACCAGAAGCAAATGTTTGAAATCGTCACAGCTTAATTCTGAATTATCTTCTTCAGCGAGATTAAGGAAGGAATCTAGTACATCATTGCTTGCCTTAGAACCCTCTGATGAAGCTCTTAATTGTACTCGTTCCTTGATGATACCATCAAAAATTCGGatcaattttgtaaaataacTCTTCATCCTCTGCCGTATACCCTGCGGGTCAACTAAACGAAGTGCTGGGAAATAGTCTACAATGTTGGGCTTTCCAAGAAATTCCATGATACCAAATATAAGGTCCTGGAACTCTTGGGACTGTAAATTTGAACTATACTGTGCCAAGTCAAtggaaaaaaatgtgtttgataTGGAATTAAGTACTGTAATGAAGGCTACTCGACCAATATCAACCACTTCCCCACCACTGCCACATTGGTCAACATGGTTAAGTAATTCTTTCACCTTTTTCTGTCGAAGGGTTTGTATGGCATCGAGTTGTTGTGGAGCAAATATTTTCGTGGCAGAAAGTTTCCTGAGGTTCCTCCAACGAGCCAACGCGGGCAACCACACCATTGAAGCTTTGGGGTGGTTAAATACTTGGATAGAGTCCGGGATAGTTCGGCTGGAGAAGGCTTGGTCATTTTTTTGCAGTGCTTCTTTGGCTATGTCTGGAGAGGAAATGACTATGGTTGTTATGCTCCCAAGCTTGAGAGTCATAAGGGGTCCGTATGTTTTGGAGAGCTTGGCAACATCTTGATGGGGTTTGTTGCCCAGCTCCAGGATGTTTCCGATGATCGGAAAAGGGCGGGGACCTGGGGGAAGGGTGGAAGAGCCAGACTTCCGGCCTCCTAGAGCGGCAGTGAGCACATGAATGCATGCCCACACGATGGGAAGTATTAGCCAAAATGCTAGGTGGTCCATTAACTCAACTTTGCTTTGTGTTTCTTGTCTTTGTATTTTGTGAGGTAACACAAGGCAATGGGTGTCGGCTCAAAAGTTCTATTAGAATTGTGAATATTGTATTCAATGTGTAAAATTGCATGGGGTTTGCCTTTATGTAGACAATCATATGATGAGACACGATGGGAAGTATTATCCAAAATGCTAGGTGGTCCATTAACTCAACTTTGCTTTGTGtttcttgtctttttattttgtgaggTAACACAAGGCAATGGGTGTCGGCTCAAAAGTTCTATTAGAATTGTGAATATTGTATTCAATGTGTAAAATTTAGGGGGTGGCAAACTAAGCCCAAACTCATTTGTctacccaaacccacccattctaattgaatccaaacccacccaattattagttgggttaaatgggcatcaacccaGTTAGACCCaataattattgggttttaactaaaaacccattgaaccccatttaacccaaaaacaatatacccaaattcaacccaacccaactcatatattaaaaaaaaaaaaaaaaaaaaaaccaaccctcagacaaaattagactctaagggtctgtttggatagaacttattttgctgaaactgaaaactgaaaactgaaaacattgtagca
This genomic window contains:
- the LOC126697065 gene encoding cytochrome P450 76T24-like isoform X3, which gives rise to MDHLAFWLILPIVWACIHVLTAALGGRKSGSSTLPPGPRPFPIIGNILELGNKPHQDVAKLSKTYGPLMTLKLGSITTIVISSPDIAKEALQKNDQAFSSRTIPDSIQVFNHPKASMVWLPALARWRNLRKLSATKIFAPQQLDAIQTLRQKKVKELLNHVDQCGSGGEVVDIGRVAFITVLNSISNTFFSIDLAQYSSNLQSQEFQDLIFGIMEFLGKPNIVDYFPALRLVDPQGIRQRMKSYFTKLIRIFDGIIKERVQLRASSEGSKASNDVLDSFLNLAEEDNSELSCDDFKHLLLDLFIAGIDTTSSTVEWALSELINNPEKMVKARDELKEVLGKNRLVQEVDISKFPFLQAIVKETLRLHPPGPFLVPHKAENNVEMRGFIVPKNAQILVNVWAMGRDSSIWTNPNLFMPERFLEQDIDFKGKYFELIPFGAGRRICPGLPFANRMVHLMLASLVHFFNWKLADEMNPEDMDMSESETFGLTLHRAKSLRVIPTRV